The DNA sequence AGCAAGAGGCCCCAGGCTGAACTCACACGCCAGACACAGGGTGGGAAAAGGAAGGGCTGTTCTCCCCCTGttgcagatagggaaactgaggcactcagagGGCTAGCGACACCCCAGGGTCACCCAGGTCAAGTGCTGGTCACAAGCCCATCTTCCGGCTCATCATCCTCAGTGACTCATATTGTGGCAGCACCTGAGAgccgagcccagcccagccactgatgtgccaggtgctgtacaacctGGAACCTGCTAGCCAAACAGCACTTTCATTTGCATGCTCTCCGAGCACCCGCAGAGCTCGGCACTCCTTAGCAAAGCGGGGTCACGCTACAGGAACAAGGGGAAACAGGAATCGCCCATGGCCAGCAGCCGCACGTGGCTTGCGGCCGTCTTCGCCCACCCAGCTTGGCAGGGATGCCAGAGACCCAGGACGCTGTCACCCTTACAgggctgctggcccactccccttccaaaggAACCCCCCTCAGAGAACGGCACGAGAGAGCAGCACCACTGTTCtccagctgggctgcagccctgtgccccctccaGTGAGGCCAGCACCGTGCCCACGGAGGGAAGCGTTACAGTTGAGCCTAGATGTCAGGCGTCCGGACTCTTCAGGGCATACACCCTCCCCCGAAGGCAGGAGCCCTGCCCCGCAGTCCTCAGCTCTGACacgagcccctcctcccccaaggctgGGACAGGCTGCAGCACACGTTAGAGATGCTTGTTCCCTCCCCGAGAGTCGAGGCCCCAGGAGCGGGAGGCCCAGCGTTCCTTTACCTTCATCTCCGATCTCTTGGGAGGAGAGACTTTGGCATCATCCACTTTGATCTCCCCCTCGGGCATCTTGTTGAGACTCTGCAGGATGATGCGGAGCGACTGGCGCATCTCCTCCACCCGGCACAGGTACCTGCCGCAGGAGCCGGGGGAGCAGGCTTAGCCCAGGCAATTCCAGCCCaccgggggccaggcaggactgaTTGGAACCCTGGGCACCACACGGAGGAGGCTGCTTGGCTCGAGCCACGCCCAGCCTGGCAGGCGACGCCCAGCTCTGCTGGACTGTCTGTGGAAAGGATGCTCAGGGCCCCGTCGGCCCGCGAAGGGAGCTGCTGTCACATGGCTCAGGCCACAGAGAGGCTGCAGAACAGACAGacgcctcggggggggggagggggaaggagtgagtcTGAGAACAGTTCCTGTGCTGCAAGGGCAGCCTTCAGGCGTGTCCCTGAGCAATGAGCACCTCCCACGGGACACGGCCCTCCCTGGGGTTAGCCCCCCCCCCGGAGACCTCATCATGGGACACGGCCCTCCCCGGAGCaccaccctcttcccctccccccaaacgtGGAAGGCACCTGTCATAGCAGTCGCCTCGCGATCCAACTGGAACATCAAACTCCACCTGGTCGTACACGTCGTAGGGCTGGGTTTTGCGGAGATCCCACTGGATTCCAGAGCCACGGAGCATCACCCcactgggaagggcagagagggATGGGTTAGCCGAGCAGTGGGGCCCAGGCTGTGGCTCCACCCCACCCAGGATCCTGGCCTGGCAGTGGCCAGCCCCAGAGATGGCTGAGGAAAGCGTaacccccttccaggggccattCCCAAATCCACTGCCAGGGGAAGTTTCTCCCTTAGCTTGGGCACTTGGGATCAGTCTACCTGGCAAGAGCTTCAGACGCTGATTAaaccgcacccccccccccccccctcaggccACTATTAGCCCATCACTGCTGGGGAAACCGAGGAACAgcgagggggcaggggcagagtcaggTACAGATCTCAGGAGTCTGCTCTCCTGGCTCTAGCCACTAGGTGGCGCTGCTGAAGGGAAAACCACAAGCAAGGTATAGTGTGACAGTAGTGCGGCTTCCTTCCCAGACCAGGGACATTTCCTCACGCGCCCACGCCTGGGACTCTCACTGCTTTCGACACCATCAACCTTCCACTGACAGGCCGGCCCataggggaggggacagagcgcATACAGACCTCATCGTCCCGGGAtgctcccacccccattccagccTGAGTTACAACACGTTACCCTGGGAAAGGATCATACCTAAAACCGTAATTGAGAGCCTCCTCTGCGGTTACGACTCCAATGTCAACCGTACGATTCTTCCAGATCCGATTGTTAGTGAGCATCtgccaggggacagggagtgaacACCGGGAAACGCCACCCAGCACTCATTCCAAACACTCGGCCCTGGCTGCTCACGGGCACACATACGATACAGCACCCGGGCACCCCAAGCACCCAGAGGCATTTCACCCCACGTATATGCCCTCCCCATCACTGGAATGCAGCTAGCTCTGGAGTGGAACACAGCAGATGTTAACAGACCATGAGCACTTCACACTCTGCACCTCCCTCGATTTCCCCTGCAGCTGGAGACAGGATTCTGCTTTTCCTGCTCTTGATGGTGATGTAATGACAGGGGTTTGACCTTGCCTAGGACACCAGAATCACCACCTTGACTGAGGAAGAGTGCCATGGGATGGTCAAGCGGAGCAGCCCAGCCACCGGGCATAGCGCCTCCACACACAGCGGGGCTTGCTAAGAATTTAGCTCTGCCGtcagcctccctgcccccaggcacaCACAGATTTGCTCACCCTTGTAAAAGCGCACCCCACCCCGTGCTCCCTTCACGCCTGTATTAGCTTATCTGGATCATCTGAGCAGCCACTGGGGGCTGGATCAGTCGACAAAGACctggcagaggctgcaggggccgATCCCACGTTGGCCTAACCCAGGGTGGGAGATGGGATGGAATGCACAAAACCATTCTCAAACCCTGAGACATGCGGACTCATGGGGCTGGAGGGGACACAGAATTTCTACGTTCCCAGGTCCCAAGCAGGggtcccctccctggggaacagcAGGGGCTGACTGCAGAGAACAATTCCATCCCCAGTTCACACGGCGACTCATCCTGGGAGCCGCACCTCTTCCAACTCATCGATCCGGATGGAGAAGTTCTTGGTGAACTCGTAAATATCGTCCATCAGCCCCAGGGGCAGGTCctgtgggggagaaagggggttAGCACAGGGAGAATCTGAGCTCTTCCTGCAGCACATATGTGTgcatgtggggcagggctggagggaagACGACACACACACTCTTGGAGAACTCGGGGGGATCACTCAGCACCCAAGGAGCAGGAGGCCTCAGGGTTGCTGCCAAGTCTGAGAAGTGCTGACAAGGCCCCAGCCATTCCCCACCTTCCCCTGCTGCCTGGCTCGGAGTATCAAGGGACAGAGGAGCCCAGGGTGAGATCCTACCTTGACCTGACCAGCTGCAGGCCCTATGACACCAGTTTGTGGGGAAAGTTAACCTCCGGCTCAGGGCTATGGGCGTGAAACACTCAGCTGCCAGAGTCACATTGTGCCATCTTGTCTGAGCGCTGAGCATCTCCAGCCGGCCGCCTTACAGGCCCTCCATGGTGGGGAAAGGGGATCCTCCCTTGGGGGCCTCTCtcggggggggcagaagggggacgCAGCCCCTCCCCAAATAGGGCTcctggcagtggcagggctggcaaGAAGCCCTCCCGAGAGGCCAGCATTGCTCTCAGCAGACCGGACTGGACCGGGACAAGGAAGTGCCACTACtgaagaaagggggaggggctTGGGTGCCCATGCCCAACCCGGCACAAGCTCCTTCTGAGGCTctgcccaccccagctccccctgAGCAGCTGCAGACAGGAGGCGGGAGCCAGATCCCTTCATGAGCTGCAGAGGGCGCTGTGGTCCACAGACAAGGGTCTGCGGCCATACCTAGACCTCACGCTGTATCAGCCAATCAGGCCTCCCACACGAGGGAGGCGGACGCAGCTCTGTATGGACCGGGGCAGCGCAGCGCTAGAGGAGAGCTGCATGCTGCTGGCTGTACCTGGTGCACCCCGCCTGGCCGGACGTAGGCCGCATGCATCCGGGCCCCGGAGACCCGCTCATAGAATTCAAACATCTGCAGGGGACAGAAAGAGCACTGCTCACCCACATGCCCAGCACCCGTGGGGCACAGAGCACAAGCAAACCAGGTTGGCTGTCCAGCCTTAaagtgcccccccagccctggggtgaTCCCAGCTCTGCAGGATCCACCCCACGGAGCACCCCAGAGATGCTGTTCCCGGGGGCATGGGGAGCAGCCAACGGCTCTCGCTGCCAATGCCCTGGCATGGGCCGGTCACACCCCGGAAGGACCCCGTCCCAGGGCCTGTTTGGTGAACTAGGAAGCACCAGAGTGTTCCACAGAAGGAGGAAATGAGTCAGTCTATCCAAGGCTGCCAGCTgagccccagccagtgccaagcagggccagggaGCCAGGCAGAAGAGCAGCCCGGGGAAGCACCGTAGCGGAGGAAGACAAAGCAGGATACATGGGGCCTGTGTAATGTACCCCTGGCCTTTGGCACAGAGCTGCTTAGCCACCAATGGCAGAGCTAGCAGCTGATTCATGGGCTACGCCATCTGACTCAGGCTGCTGTCAGCACACGCCCCTGGGGCCAAGGGGGAATTCCTCCCTGGGCCAATCACCCCGCTCCAGATCTGGGGCCTTTGGCGCTGCCTGGGACTGAGCTCCAGGGGTCCTTGGTGACACCGGGCGTTACCTTCCCCGGCTGGGCCAGGAAAATCTCCACCCACCTTAGACAGCACTGGCCTGTTAGCTGCATTTTGGGGCTGGGCACTGGCTGAGGAGGCACGTGCCGTGGCCCATTCaaagagacaggatgctggagcaGAGGGGCCGTCAACTTGTtggcttctggctgccctgcccttCTCCCGCGATGGAGCTGCTGGCTCCGGTTCGAGCCAGCTGTGGGGtttaccttctctctctcctcgaACATCCAGAAGAAGGGGGTCATGGCCCCGATGTCCAGAGCGTGGGTGGTGAGAGCCATGATGTGATTCAGAAGCCGCGTGAGCTCCCCAAAGagaactgggggtgggagggaagagagagccccAGTCAGAGAGAGACGGGCAGGCAGAACAGCGCGCGCCCGACACACCCGTGCAcacggggaaggggcaggcgggcagcGCGCGCCCGACACACCCGTgcacagggggaaggggcaggcgggcagggcAGCGCGCGCCCGACACACCCGTgcacagggggaaggggcaggcgggAGGGCAGCGCGCGCCCGACACACCCGTgcccagggggaaggggcaggcgggcagggcAGCGCGCGCCCGACACACCCGTgcccagggggaaggggcaggcgggcagggcAGCGCGCGCCCGACACACCCGTGCCCACGGGGAAGGGGAAGTGCCAGCCGAGGGCTCAGCCCTTCGCAGGCCCAGGGCAGGTCTGTCTTTAGGAAggatgcagcagcaggaggcaggtGCCCAACCCATTGCAGCAAGAAGCCTCCcccacctttcccctccccctctctccagtgccctcttctggCCTAATTCAGAACAGCACCAAGGGGCTCTGAGGGGCTGGGCACTGGGTGatgtgggagcaggggaggggtatgAAGGGAGGAGATTCACCCAAGCTCAGAGGGTGCCGAGAGGCTTCTCCTCCCTCAACCCCCACACCTGACGCCcaccagagggagagagaaagccagGGACCCCAGGGCAGTGTTGGGCGCGGGACCCCCAGTTGCTAAAATAGCCTCCCTCAATGCATTATGGGTGATGGGCTCTGGCTAGAAGCACCAAGGCATAAGCCAACTACTGACTGCCAGCTCCTATGCTCCTAGCGAGGGCACAGCCGGCTACCTGGACAAACAAACGGGCATTGGCCTTGGAGACCCCCTGCCAGGGTGCCAGCTAGAAAGCATAGGACAGGAACAATAGGGAGGGGCATATGGAGGAGGATTGGGGAGGGGCTGACTGTCTTCGGGACCCGGCTCCACAGAGCCAAGGCAGCCAACATGAGCTCGGGAAGGGGACACAGGTCAAGAGGAGGGGAACACTCACCTCGGATCCACTGAGCCCTCAGGGGCGGAGTGATGTTTAGCAGCTTCTCCACTGCCAGGGAGTAGGCCTGTTCATTGCACATCATGGACACGTAGTCGAGCCGATCGAAATACGGCAAAGCCTGCGACAGAGAACAGGCTGCAAACCCCCATCCGGCACGCGGCAGGACCACTGCCTGCAGACAGCCTGGCGCTGGGAACACACCAACCCTCACGGGGCCAGTTACAAAGCAGGGATCCCTTCACCCATCCCTGAGCAGAGGAACCGCACCCAGTGCCACTgtcccagagcaggggaggagcccagcagcCAGCTAGAATTGCAGGGGTGCTGGGGTCATTCCAGCCACCCCGAGATGAGATTGGACAAGGGCACTTGAGTCAGCACCCTGGCCTTGCAAAATACGcagagcaccagcagcagacagggCTCAATTTCACATCTTGTCGAAAGGCAGCCCGGTGCCTCGGGCACTGCTTCAGCGCTGAGAGGGGAGAGCGCTCCCCGTGGACTCGCCATCGCAGGGCTAGCAGGGAGTCACCCACCCAAGGCCCAACTCTGCTTAGCCACAAGACCCGGCACAATCAAAGTAACATACGTGCAGGTCTGCCACCCTGGGAGTCTAAGAGCAGCCCCACTGCGCACAGGGAGGGCCCAGCCTAAAGCCtacatcagtggtccccaaacttttcctctCACATCCCCCTTACAAGTAACAGAATGTATTCGCACCCCCCCCATTCTCCCAGACCAGGAGCACAGCCGGCAGCGGGGCCCAGGAGCCGGCCCACAGAGCAAGGGccacagcccagccagggctggagcagagctaggggaagagtggggctgggtggcaccccctctctgcccccttgtgGGGGCTGGCGTGGGCCCCACCGCGCACACACCCCTGGACGTTCCTCCACATCCCCCTAAGGGGGCGggccccacagtttgagaaccgct is a window from the Malaclemys terrapin pileata isolate rMalTer1 chromosome 21, rMalTer1.hap1, whole genome shotgun sequence genome containing:
- the NDUFS2 gene encoding NADH dehydrogenase [ubiquinone] iron-sulfur protein 2, mitochondrial; translation: MAALRALRRLRAPSGAWLPGLRLGVAPSRGSKQWQPDVEWAKQFAGVVMYPTKENEKWVVPWNDKDPPAEKKVSNLTLNFGPQHPAAHGVLRLVMELSGETVKKCDPHIGLLHRGTEKLIEYKTYLQALPYFDRLDYVSMMCNEQAYSLAVEKLLNITPPLRAQWIRVLFGELTRLLNHIMALTTHALDIGAMTPFFWMFEEREKMFEFYERVSGARMHAAYVRPGGVHQDLPLGLMDDIYEFTKNFSIRIDELEEMLTNNRIWKNRTVDIGVVTAEEALNYGFSGVMLRGSGIQWDLRKTQPYDVYDQVEFDVPVGSRGDCYDRYLCRVEEMRQSLRIILQSLNKMPEGEIKVDDAKVSPPKRSEMKTSMESLIHHFKLYTEGYQVPPGATYTAIEAPKGEFGVYLVSDGSSRPYRCKIKAPGFAHLAGLDKMSKGHMLADVVAIIGTQDIVFGEVDR